The window AGGTCTCCTGATCAGCCGAAACGGCCGGTGATGTAGTCTTCGGTTTCTTGTTTGGCGGGCTTCATGAAAATCTGCTCGGTCTGACCAAATTCGACCAACTCGCCCAAGTACATGTAAGCCGTGAAGTCGGACACACGCGCAGCTTGCTGCATGTTGTGTGTCACGATGGCTACGGTGTATTCCTTTTTCAACTCACTCACCAACTCTTCGACTTTGGCGGTCGAGATGGGGTCCAAAGCCGAGGTGGGTTCGTCCAACAAAATGACTTTAGGCTTCACCGCCACCGTGCGGGCAATGCACAGGCGCTGCTGCTGACCACCCGAGAGCGACAAACCGCTTTGGCCCAGCTTGTCTTTGACTTCGTTCCAGATGGCCGCTTTGGTGAGGGCAGACTCCACGCGCTCATCCATGTCCGAGCGGCTCAGGTTCTCGTACAAACGCACGCCAAAAGCAATGTTGTCGTAAATGGACATGGGGAACGGCGTGGGCTTTTGGAACACCATGCCAATTTGCGCACGCAGCAAGTTCAGGTCTTGGCCTTTGTCCAGAATGTTCTGGCCATAAAAGTTGATCTCGCCTTCGGCTCGCTGGCCGGGGTAGAGGCTGTACATGCGGTTGA is drawn from Limnohabitans sp. 63ED37-2 and contains these coding sequences:
- the pstB gene encoding phosphate ABC transporter ATP-binding protein PstB, whose protein sequence is MPDKTPTQNALEVRNLDFYYGKFKGLKNVNLNIAEHRVTAFIGPSGCGKSTLLRTLNRMYSLYPGQRAEGEINFYGQNILDKGQDLNLLRAQIGMVFQKPTPFPMSIYDNIAFGVRLYENLSRSDMDERVESALTKAAIWNEVKDKLGQSGLSLSGGQQQRLCIARTVAVKPKVILLDEPTSALDPISTAKVEELVSELKKEYTVAIVTHNMQQAARVSDFTAYMYLGELVEFGQTEQIFMKPAKQETEDYITGRFG